Sequence from the Acidobacteriota bacterium genome:
CGGTCAACGACAACTTCCTCCAGGATGCCTTCCTGGCGAGCTTCGAGTCCACCGGTCAGCCGGTGTTCGTCACCTTGCTCGGTGGACCCGAGACCGACGACGGCCTGGCGGTTGCGGTCAACAATCAAGGTCAGATCTTCGCCACCGGGACGACCGGTGGAGATCTCTTCCCGGAGCCTTCCCCCGATGCTTTCCAGCCGGGCTTCGGTGGCTCTTCCGACTCCTACGTGGTCAAGCTCGATGGCGCCGGGCAGACCGTTCTCTATTCGACCTACTTCGGAGGCCCAAACTTCGAAGAGGCGCGGGGAATTGCCGTCGACGCCTACGGTGCGGCGGTCATCGCCGGCGAGTCCTCGGGGGGCGAGCTGCCGCTCGCTTCTCCGATCCAGGACACCCCCGCTGGCCTGCGCGATGCCTTTGTCGCCAAGCTGACCACGGAGGCCGACGCGTTGTTGTTCTCGACCTATCTCGGAGGGACTTCGGAAGAGGTCGGCACCGATGTGGCGGTGGACCACGAGGGCTCGACTTACCTCACTGGCTTCACCTTCTCGGACGATTATCCGGTTCGCGATCCCTACCAGGGTGAGCTGCTGGGCGAAATCGACGCCGTGGTCACCAAGCTGGGCGAATCGCTGGTCGATTTTCGCTACGAGTATGCCACCAAGGTGGTGTGCGGCGAGCAGCCCGAGGCGGAGGAGCTGGTGCTGGCGCGTGGTGCTTACGCCACCACGGTGAACGTCCACAGCCCGGGCCGGGAACGGTCGCGCTTCCGCAAGAAGCTCGCGCTGTCGATTCCGCCCGGATTCCAGCAGCCGGGGCCGATCGTGCCGCTGTCCTTCGATTCCCTCGACTATGACGAGGCGCTGGCCTCGGACTGTGAGGATCTGCGGCAGCGTCTCGCCGCGGCCGACCCGAACGATGAATCTGGCGCCCAGGCGGCGGACTTCTTCGAGGGCTTTCTGGTGCTCCAGAGCACCCATCCGCTGGATGTCACTGCCGTGTACTCGAGCGCCGCTCTCGACGCTTCGCGTCTTGCCGGGGACAACGCTTCGATCGATGTCGAAGAGGTCTCCGAGCGGGATCGCATCGAGCCCACCGACCTCGCGATCACCAAGCAGGCTTTCCGACTGCCGTCGATCTTCGCCGCGGATGAGTGGGAGTACTTCTTTGTCGGTTATTGGGTGACGGTGACCAATCTCGGCGACTCCGAGGCCTACGATCTCGTGGTCAAGGATTTCCTCGCCTGGGACGGTGCCTTCGTCGTCGTTCCGGTCGAAGACACCTTCGTCGCCGGCAACGGCGGCACCCTGACCCTCGATCAGTGGACTCCGATTCCCTGGTCGTCGGGAACCTTCGAGTTGACCGGCGAGATTCCTTCCCTCGGGGCTGGCGAGACTACCGGTATCGGCTTCTGGACGATTGGCGCACGCCACTTGAGTCAGGCGCCTTCGACGGTGGTCAACACGGTCTTCCTGACCAGTGCTGGGGATGACCCCAATCCGGTCAACAACACCGATGTCGAGGTGACGGATCTCTAGGACGTCAGGAGTTTCGTGAGCTACCGAACCGCCGGTTCTGCGAATGCAGGCCGGCGGTTTGGTGCTTCGAGCCGAGGCCCAGGAGCAGCCGTCTCGCTCTGGGTCGAGGCTCGACGGCATGCTTCTACTGTGCCACCGTGCTCCACTGTCCCGTGTCGCCGGTTTCGAAGCCTTCGGCGAAAACCAATGGGTTTCGCAACAGGGTGTCGCCGGTCAAGTTGAGGGAACCTCCGGGAGCTCTGATGTCGGGACGCCGCCGCCAGCGTGCCGGAGTCTGGGATCCCGGGCTAGTCCGCCTCGCGGAGGATCTTCCGGACCTTGCCCGGGGGAGCGCCGAAGGCTCTCCGAAAGGTCTCGGTGAAGTGGCTCTGATGCGAGAAGCCGAGGTCGAGGGCGAGGTCCGCAAGCGATGTGTCGCTCTGCTCGAGCCGCACCAGCCCGGCTCGCAGGCGCAGGCATTGGCGATAGGTGTGCACCGTGACTCCGGTGTAGCGCTTGAAGCTGCGGCAGAGATGGAACACCGACGTTCCGACCTCGGTGGCCAGCTCGGCGAGGGTCAACGGTCGGTGCCATTCGAAGGCCAGGCGATCCTTGACCGCCTCGATCCGGTCGCGCCCTCGCCGATCCTCGGAAGGCGGAACGCTTCGCGCCTCGTAGCTCGTGGCGAGAACCTCTTCGAGGATCTCGAGGGCTTGCTCGAGAACCCAATCAGGATCCACTGTCGACCGCCCCTCGACGGTCGCCAGCAGCAGTCGCTGCTTGAGATAGGTGCCAGAGTCGACGGGGCCCGCTTGCAGCGACAGCGGTCGGTCCCGGTCCGGCTCCGGGTCATGCCGGGCCAGGGCCGGGAGAAGGGTCTCGGTGTCGAAGAGGAAGATGTTGCCCGAGTCCCCGGCCGGATGGAGCTGTCGGCGTCGAAAGGGATCGCCGTGGTTGTAATAGGCCGCGACGCTCGGGTCGATCCGGACGGCCGGTTGGTCGGCATGGCGGATCTCGACCGGCACCTCGGCGAAGGCGATGTTGTGGCCATCGACGATGCGGTTCTCTCGCCGCCACCGTTCATGCCCCTGCGGGCAGCGGAATCGGCAGAGGGTCAGGCCCGGGCCTGTGAACACCACCGTCTGGACGTCGGATTCAGCCTTCACGCTGGGGAAGAGTACGGCGGCTCCGACGACCGGGTTGCATGGATGGAGGTCAAGATCTCGATAGAAAGTCCCTGCCGATCCGCGTAGCGTTCTCGCCGTCCGAGGATGAATGGAGGAGGGAGGTTCAGCATGAAGCAGCGGGATTTTCTCTTGCCGATGGTTCTGGTCGCCGGTTTGGTATCGGGTTCCGACACGGCGGCTGGCGATGCCGGCGCCGGTCGAGTGTCCACCCTGGCGGAGGTGCCGGGCGGCACCGGTGGTTTGGTGGTGGACCGCGATGGCTTCGTTTACTCTGCCGACTTCGGCGCCATCCTGGGGGATCCGAAAACCGCCGGGACACGTCTCTTCCGAATTGCTCCGGACGGCGAGACTTCGGTCTTCGCTCGCGGCTTCGATGGTGCCTCGGGAGTCGCCCTCGGTGCCGACGGCAGCTTCTACCAGTCGAACATCCGGGGCGGCTTCATCAGTCGCGTCGCCCCGGACGGTCAGGTCACGACCTTCGTGAAGGAAGGGGTGAGCGGGCCGGTGGGCGTGGTGGTCGACGACCAGGGGGTTCTCTGGATCGCCAACTGCGGCGGCAACTCGATTCAGAAAATAACCGCCGACGGATCCTCGTCTCGCTTCGTCGAGAGCCCGTTGTTCAAGTGTCCCAACGGCATCACTCTCGACCCGCGCGGCAACCTCTACGTCGCCAACTTCTACAGCGGTGACGTGATCAAGATCACGCCCGGGGGCGAAGCGACGGTGCTGGCGACCCTGCCGGGGGGCAACAACGGCCACATCGTCTTCGCCCACGGAGTGCTCTACGTCGTGGCTCGCAAGGCCCACCAGATCTACACCGTCAGTCTCGAGGGCGAGGTGACCCTGTTCGCCGGCAGCGGCGAGAAGGGCGGTGCCGACGGCGCGCTCCTGGAGGCGAGCTTCTGTTTCCCGAACGACATCGCCGTCAGCCCCGACGGCCGCCGCCTCTACGTCAACGAGGTCGCCGATGAAACCTCAGAGGGTCGCAAACTCGCGCCGACCCGCATCCGCATCCTCGAACGCTGAGAGCTCGGGTCGACCTGATCCTCTCTGTTTCTCCGCGGCG
This genomic interval carries:
- a CDS encoding SMP-30/gluconolactonase/LRE family protein — translated: MKQRDFLLPMVLVAGLVSGSDTAAGDAGAGRVSTLAEVPGGTGGLVVDRDGFVYSADFGAILGDPKTAGTRLFRIAPDGETSVFARGFDGASGVALGADGSFYQSNIRGGFISRVAPDGQVTTFVKEGVSGPVGVVVDDQGVLWIANCGGNSIQKITADGSSSRFVESPLFKCPNGITLDPRGNLYVANFYSGDVIKITPGGEATVLATLPGGNNGHIVFAHGVLYVVARKAHQIYTVSLEGEVTLFAGSGEKGGADGALLEASFCFPNDIAVSPDGRRLYVNEVADETSEGRKLAPTRIRILER
- a CDS encoding AraC family transcriptional regulator, producing MKAESDVQTVVFTGPGLTLCRFRCPQGHERWRRENRIVDGHNIAFAEVPVEIRHADQPAVRIDPSVAAYYNHGDPFRRRQLHPAGDSGNIFLFDTETLLPALARHDPEPDRDRPLSLQAGPVDSGTYLKQRLLLATVEGRSTVDPDWVLEQALEILEEVLATSYEARSVPPSEDRRGRDRIEAVKDRLAFEWHRPLTLAELATEVGTSVFHLCRSFKRYTGVTVHTYRQCLRLRAGLVRLEQSDTSLADLALDLGFSHQSHFTETFRRAFGAPPGKVRKILREAD